The Castor canadensis chromosome 13, mCasCan1.hap1v2, whole genome shotgun sequence genome has a window encoding:
- the Anp32b gene encoding acidic leucine-rich nuclear phosphoprotein 32 family member B isoform X2, with product MVLTSFVEKRGICPPGRHERRLIITSKVRELVLDNCKSNDGKIEGLTAEFVNLEFLSLISVGLIAVSNLPKLPKLKKLELSDNRILGGLDMLAEKLPNLTHLNLSGNKLKDISTLEPLKKLDCLKSLDLFNCEVTNLNDYRESVFKLLPQLTYLDGYDREDREAPDSDAEVDGVDEEEEDEEGEDEEDEEDEDGEEEDFDEEEDEDEDEDVEGEEDEDEVSGEEEEFGHDGEVDEDEEEEDEDEDEEEEESGKGEKRKRETDDEGEDD from the exons GTTCGAGAACTTGTCTTGGACAATTGCAAATCAAATGATGGAAAAATTGAGGGCCTAACAGCCGAATTTGTGAACTTAGAGTTCCTCAGTTTAATAAGTGTAGGCTTGATTGCAGTTTCAAATCTCCCCAAGCTACCTAAATTGAAAAAG cTTGAGCTAAGTGACAATAGAATCTTGGGAGGTCTGGACATGTTAGCAGAAAAACTTCCAAATCTCACACATCTAAACTTAAGTGGAAATAAACTGAAAGATATCAGCACCTTAGAACCTTTG AAAAAGTTGGACTGTCTGAAAAGCCTGGATCTGTTTAACTGTGAGGTCACTAACCTGAATGACTACCGAGAGAGCGTCTTCAAGCTCCTGCCCCAGTTGACCTACCTGGACGGCTATGACCGAGAGGACCGGGAAGCTCCTGACTCAGATGCAGAGGTGGATGGTgtggatgaagaggaggaggatgaag AAGGAGAAGatgaggaggacgaggaggatgAGGATGGTGAGGAGGAAGACTTTGatgaagaagaagatgaagatgaagacgAAGATGTAGAAGgggaagaagatgaagatgaagtcAGTGGTGAG GAAGAAGAATTTGGGCATGATGGAGAAGTTGatgaagatgaggaggaggaggatgaggatgaggatgaag aggaggaagaaagcgGGAAAggtgaaaagaggaagagagagacagatgatGAAGGAGAAGATGATTAA
- the Anp32b gene encoding acidic leucine-rich nuclear phosphoprotein 32 family member B isoform X3, producing the protein MDMKKRIHLELRNRTPAAVRELVLDNCKSNDGKIEGLTAEFVNLEFLSLISVGLIAVSNLPKLPKLKKLELSDNRILGGLDMLAEKLPNLTHLNLSGNKLKDISTLEPLKKLDCLKSLDLFNCEVTNLNDYRESVFKLLPQLTYLDGYDREDREAPDSDAEVDGVDEEEEDEEGEDEEDEEDEDGEEEDFDEEEDEDEDEDVEGEEDEDEVSGEEEEFGHDGEVDEDEEEEDEDEDEEEEESGKGEKRKRETDDEGEDD; encoded by the exons GTTCGAGAACTTGTCTTGGACAATTGCAAATCAAATGATGGAAAAATTGAGGGCCTAACAGCCGAATTTGTGAACTTAGAGTTCCTCAGTTTAATAAGTGTAGGCTTGATTGCAGTTTCAAATCTCCCCAAGCTACCTAAATTGAAAAAG cTTGAGCTAAGTGACAATAGAATCTTGGGAGGTCTGGACATGTTAGCAGAAAAACTTCCAAATCTCACACATCTAAACTTAAGTGGAAATAAACTGAAAGATATCAGCACCTTAGAACCTTTG AAAAAGTTGGACTGTCTGAAAAGCCTGGATCTGTTTAACTGTGAGGTCACTAACCTGAATGACTACCGAGAGAGCGTCTTCAAGCTCCTGCCCCAGTTGACCTACCTGGACGGCTATGACCGAGAGGACCGGGAAGCTCCTGACTCAGATGCAGAGGTGGATGGTgtggatgaagaggaggaggatgaag AAGGAGAAGatgaggaggacgaggaggatgAGGATGGTGAGGAGGAAGACTTTGatgaagaagaagatgaagatgaagacgAAGATGTAGAAGgggaagaagatgaagatgaagtcAGTGGTGAG GAAGAAGAATTTGGGCATGATGGAGAAGTTGatgaagatgaggaggaggaggatgaggatgaggatgaag aggaggaagaaagcgGGAAAggtgaaaagaggaagagagagacagatgatGAAGGAGAAGATGATTAA